In the genome of Streptomyces lydicus, the window GGAACTGGTCACCAACGCCATTGCCCATACGCAGGGCGAGGTGCGGCTGGATCTGACCCTGGCCGGGGACCGGCTGCGGATCGCGGTGAACGATGCGTCGCCCCGCTCCCCCGTCAAGCCGACGAGCGTGGACTGGGAGTCGACCGGTGGCCGCGGGCTGTTGCTGGTCGAGGCGATGTCGGCGTCCTGGGGCTCGGTGCCGCTCAGCGGCGGCAAGCAGGTGTGGAGCGAGATCACCCTGCAGCCGCACGAACAGCTCGACTCCGAGGGGGCGCCGGCCGGCGCGGACGGCCGGCGGGAGGGGAAGGAGGTTCCCTGAGGTGCGTACCCGTCTGCGGGGAGCTGCCGCCGTCCTGGCCGGGCTGTGCCTGCTGGCCGGTCCTGCCGCCTGCGGCAAGGCCGCCGGGGTGCACGAGCCCAGCGGGCCCGGCTCCGCCGGCGCCCTGAAGATCGGTGTGCTGCTCCCGGACAACACCTCGCGCCTCTACCACTTCGACAAGCCGCTGATCGAGAAGAAGATCCATCAGCTCTGCCCCGCCTGCACGGTGGAGGTGGTCAGCGCGGAGCACGATGTGGCCACCCAACAGCAGCAGATGGACGCGATGATCACCAAGCGGGTCCGGGTGCTGATCCTGGACGCCGTCGACTCCAAGTCGCTGCGCTCACCGGTCGAGAGCGCGCGGGCGGCGGGAATCCCGGTCGTCGCCTACGACCGCCTCGTGGAGGGACCGGTCTCGGCGTATGTCTCCTTCAACGGCAGGAGAGTCGGCCAACTGCAGGGCGAGGCGCTTCTCCAGGCACTCGGCGACAAGGCGCGCGGCGACCGGATCGTCATGATGAACGGCGATTCGACGGACCCCAATTCCGCCTGGTTCGAGCAGGGCGCGCTCGATGTGCTCCGGGGCAAGGTGAAGATCGCGAAGAGCTACGAGACCGCCGGGTGGCGGCCGGAGAACGCCAACAGCAATATGTCCGCCGCCATTTCGTCCCTCGGAGCCGGTCACATCGACGGCGTCTACTCCGCCAATGACGGGCTGGCGGCCGGCATCATCTCCGCCCTGGAGGCCGCGAAGATCTC includes:
- a CDS encoding sugar ABC transporter substrate-binding protein, with amino-acid sequence MRTRLRGAAAVLAGLCLLAGPAACGKAAGVHEPSGPGSAGALKIGVLLPDNTSRLYHFDKPLIEKKIHQLCPACTVEVVSAEHDVATQQQQMDAMITKRVRVLILDAVDSKSLRSPVESARAAGIPVVAYDRLVEGPVSAYVSFNGRRVGQLQGEALLQALGDKARGDRIVMMNGDSTDPNSAWFEQGALDVLRGKVKIAKSYETAGWRPENANSNMSAAISSLGAGHIDGVYSANDGLAAGIISALEAAKISPLPPVTGQDAELAAIQRIVTGDQYMTVHKPFGPEAGTAAAMAVALGRGKKLDGITTHTVNSPTTRGIPAVLLTPVSVTVHRIKDTVVKDHTYTIEQICTPKFASACQKAGLTR